From Candidatus Manganitrophus morganii, the proteins below share one genomic window:
- the wecB gene encoding UDP-N-acetylglucosamine 2-epimerase (non-hydrolyzing), with protein MKIAPIIRALQLRQAAGGHLRYRLVHTGQHYDARMSGDFFDQLDITKPDVNLEVGSGTQAEQASAIMLRYEKLLLEQHIDLCLVVGDVTSTMACAIAAQKLCVPVAHVEGGIRSGDWTMPEEINRMVTDAITNYFFTTSEVANQNLRRSGVADERIFFVGNTMIDTLLANMDRLRPPDFWDKLGLKAGNYFVVTLHRPANVDGEQHLLRLLHAITEGTKGLPVVFPVHPRTAKSLHELGRQVPGMQYVDPLGYLEFNYLVKHAKGVMTDSGGITEETTVMGVPCMTLRNNTERPETVTVGTNELIGTDPANFAPALKRLMAGDWKKGRIPEKWDGKAAERIVAELERLLA; from the coding sequence ATGAAAATTGCTCCGATCATTCGAGCGCTTCAGTTGCGTCAGGCCGCGGGAGGCCATCTTCGATATCGCCTCGTTCACACCGGCCAGCACTATGATGCCCGGATGTCGGGGGATTTTTTTGACCAACTCGACATCACCAAGCCCGACGTCAACCTGGAAGTCGGCTCCGGAACGCAGGCCGAGCAAGCATCGGCCATCATGCTCCGTTATGAAAAACTCCTGCTGGAGCAGCATATCGACCTCTGCCTGGTGGTGGGCGATGTCACATCGACCATGGCCTGCGCGATTGCCGCGCAGAAGCTTTGTGTGCCTGTGGCGCATGTAGAAGGCGGGATCCGTTCCGGCGACTGGACCATGCCCGAAGAAATCAACCGAATGGTAACCGACGCTATCACGAATTATTTTTTTACAACCAGCGAGGTTGCAAATCAGAACCTGCGGCGATCGGGGGTGGCCGACGAGCGAATCTTTTTCGTCGGCAACACGATGATCGATACGCTGCTGGCCAATATGGATCGGCTGCGCCCGCCTGACTTCTGGGATAAATTGGGGCTCAAAGCGGGGAACTACTTTGTGGTGACCCTCCATCGGCCGGCGAATGTGGATGGTGAGCAGCACCTTTTGCGACTGCTCCATGCGATCACCGAAGGAACAAAAGGGTTGCCGGTGGTCTTCCCGGTGCATCCGCGCACCGCGAAAAGTCTGCATGAGTTGGGAAGGCAGGTTCCGGGCATGCAATATGTCGATCCGCTGGGCTACCTGGAATTCAACTATTTGGTTAAACATGCCAAGGGGGTGATGACCGACTCGGGCGGAATCACGGAAGAAACCACAGTGATGGGGGTCCCCTGCATGACCTTGCGCAATAACACCGAGCGTCCTGAGACGGTCACCGTTGGGACCAATGAGCTGATCGGCACCGACCCGGCCAACTTCGCTCCAGCACTGAAGCGGTTAATGGCCGGGGACTGGAAAAAGGGCAGGATTCCGGAAAAATGGGATGGCAAGGCGGCGGAGCGAATTGTGGCCGAGCTCGAACGGCTGTTGGCATAA
- a CDS encoding N-acetyl sugar amidotransferase, with amino-acid sequence MRSNKSQVCSNCVMDTTDSHITFDDKGVCDHCNNFYKNILPNWHTDERGRRALQEIVDEIKKEGVGKDFDCIMGMSGGVDSSYLTYIVKEQFGLRPLVFHVDAGWNSQEAVNNIEKLVDKLNLDLYTEVIDWEEMRDLQLAFFKSGVPHLDTPQDHAFFATLYNFAAKYKIKYILTGANFSTECVKNPLEWHYHASDLVQLKDIHNKFGERPLANFPLANILKYKVFYRYFKGVQVVKPLNYVPYIKEEAMQLLIDRFGWQKYPQKHFESRFSKFYEAYWQPKKFGIDKRKVQFSSLILTKQMTRKEALEKLSKPAYDENTIKQDFEYIATKLGISVAELQGYLDAPNKSYRDYKSQLGTFVLGTKVMTALGMEKRAIR; translated from the coding sequence ATGAGAAGTAATAAAAGCCAAGTTTGCTCCAATTGCGTCATGGACACGACCGACTCCCATATCACTTTCGACGATAAGGGGGTCTGCGACCATTGCAACAACTTTTACAAGAATATCCTTCCCAACTGGCATACGGATGAAAGGGGAAGGCGGGCGCTTCAGGAAATCGTGGATGAAATCAAGAAAGAGGGAGTCGGAAAGGATTTCGATTGTATTATGGGGATGAGCGGGGGCGTCGACAGCTCCTATCTGACCTACATCGTGAAAGAACAGTTTGGATTACGGCCTTTGGTTTTTCATGTTGATGCCGGCTGGAATTCCCAGGAGGCGGTCAATAACATTGAAAAATTGGTCGATAAATTGAATTTGGATTTGTATACCGAAGTGATCGATTGGGAAGAAATGCGGGATCTTCAGCTGGCCTTTTTTAAATCCGGTGTCCCGCACCTCGACACCCCTCAGGATCATGCGTTTTTCGCGACCCTGTATAATTTCGCGGCAAAGTATAAAATCAAATATATTCTGACGGGGGCGAATTTTTCAACCGAATGCGTCAAGAATCCGCTTGAATGGCACTATCATGCCAGTGATTTGGTTCAACTGAAGGATATTCATAATAAATTTGGAGAACGTCCTCTGGCAAATTTCCCTTTGGCCAATATTCTGAAATACAAAGTCTTTTATCGTTATTTCAAAGGTGTACAAGTCGTCAAACCCTTAAATTATGTGCCATACATCAAAGAGGAGGCCATGCAACTCCTGATTGATCGATTTGGATGGCAAAAGTATCCACAGAAACACTTTGAATCGAGATTCAGCAAATTTTATGAAGCCTATTGGCAGCCTAAGAAATTCGGCATCGATAAAAGAAAGGTTCAATTCTCAAGCTTGATTCTGACGAAGCAGATGACCAGGAAAGAGGCATTGGAGAAACTTTCGAAGCCGGCATATGACGAGAATACGATAAAACAGGATTTCGAATATATCGCCACCAAGCTCGGCATTTCCGTGGCGGAGTTGCAAGGATACTTAGACGCTCCCAATAAGTCTTATCGGGATTACAAATCGCAATTGGGGACTTTTGTGTTGGGGACAAAAGTGATGACGGCATTAGGCATGGAAAAAAGAGCGATAAGATGA
- a CDS encoding nucleotidyltransferase family protein, whose translation MKNRMSKRAIILAGGKGTRLRPYTVVLPKPLMPIGDYPILEVIVRQLARQGFDHITLAVNHQAELIKAFFGDGTKWNVLIDYSLESQPLGTMGPLRLISDLPKHFLVMNGDILTDLDFGAFYEQHIKDNRLFTISAHRREQLIDYGVLETDGHEILRGFCEKPKTSYEVSMGIYMLSREVLRFIPDSIPYGFDRLMLDLLAQKHGIAVKTYGGYWMDIGRPDDYMQAIEQFECLKGKFIDG comes from the coding sequence ATGAAAAATAGGATGTCTAAGCGCGCAATCATTCTCGCGGGCGGCAAAGGTACACGCTTGCGACCGTATACAGTTGTCTTACCTAAGCCGCTGATGCCGATTGGCGATTATCCGATTCTGGAGGTGATCGTCCGGCAATTGGCCCGTCAAGGGTTCGATCACATTACCTTGGCGGTGAACCATCAGGCTGAGTTGATCAAGGCTTTCTTCGGTGACGGTACCAAGTGGAATGTCTTGATCGATTATTCACTGGAGAGTCAACCGCTTGGAACCATGGGGCCGTTGCGTCTGATTTCAGATCTTCCAAAACACTTCCTTGTCATGAACGGAGATATTCTTACCGATCTGGATTTTGGTGCATTCTACGAACAACATATTAAAGATAATCGTCTATTCACCATTTCGGCGCACCGGCGTGAGCAACTAATTGACTATGGCGTGCTGGAGACAGATGGTCATGAGATTCTGAGAGGTTTTTGTGAAAAACCCAAAACCAGTTATGAGGTCAGTATGGGAATTTATATGCTTAGCCGTGAAGTGTTGCGATTCATACCCGATAGTATTCCGTATGGTTTTGATAGGCTGATGTTAGATCTTCTTGCGCAGAAACATGGCATTGCCGTGAAAACCTATGGCGGCTACTGGATGGATATAGGACGTCCCGATGATTACATGCAGGCGATTGAACAATTTGAATGCTTGAAGGGAAAGTTTATCGATGGCTAA
- a CDS encoding glycosyltransferase family 4 protein, which translates to MMENVKAAMSEIIIIGNARCYHSMDWYRTIKKVCSHREILFATDLIDSESHQKITCEDDHIIDLYNIDWLLFKRQTNMGNVWRNIVKFLVSPLQILKIRSIEKKYPNAVFHAHTMYYMFCCWLARIKFVGTPQGSEVLVRPDRSSIYKYFACKALKAADHLIVDSTNLKNRIRELCGKDAVVIQNGMDASTILMKSNKKNERTKVTSFRGMYPIYRIDEIVEGRTNSRLKPPLTFSYPFWEEEYKGKIISKLERGDTDLGRLPLKDEVYELLFTTVLAISIPKSDSSPRSVYEAIFCGCCVAVTYNPWIESLPSCMRSRLFIVDLQDKAWFDKAIEFAHSITKNPFVPSQTALDLFDQERTMKKVAETFYEV; encoded by the coding sequence ATGATGGAAAACGTGAAGGCTGCAATGAGTGAAATAATAATCATTGGGAATGCGCGTTGTTACCATTCCATGGATTGGTACAGAACGATAAAGAAAGTTTGCAGCCACAGAGAGATTCTATTTGCAACAGACTTGATTGATAGTGAAAGCCATCAGAAGATTACTTGCGAAGACGATCATATTATCGATTTGTATAATATCGATTGGCTGTTATTCAAGCGGCAAACCAACATGGGGAATGTGTGGAGAAATATCGTGAAATTCCTTGTTTCCCCGCTGCAGATATTGAAAATAAGATCAATCGAGAAAAAATATCCAAACGCCGTTTTTCATGCTCATACAATGTACTATATGTTTTGCTGCTGGTTGGCTCGGATCAAATTCGTCGGGACGCCGCAGGGCAGCGAGGTGCTCGTTCGGCCGGATCGATCCTCCATTTATAAGTATTTTGCCTGTAAGGCATTAAAAGCAGCCGATCATCTGATCGTCGATTCTACTAATTTGAAAAATAGAATCCGGGAGTTGTGCGGTAAGGATGCAGTGGTCATCCAAAACGGAATGGATGCTTCCACTATTTTAATGAAATCAAATAAAAAAAATGAGCGGACAAAGGTCACGTCGTTTCGGGGGATGTATCCGATTTATCGTATAGACGAAATCGTAGAGGGGCGAACAAACTCTAGACTAAAACCGCCATTAACATTCAGTTATCCTTTTTGGGAAGAGGAATATAAAGGAAAAATTATATCGAAATTGGAACGAGGCGACACTGATTTGGGTCGCCTTCCCCTCAAGGATGAGGTGTATGAATTGCTTTTCACGACAGTACTGGCGATATCTATTCCCAAAAGTGATTCATCCCCCAGAAGTGTGTATGAAGCGATCTTTTGTGGATGCTGTGTGGCGGTCACCTACAATCCATGGATTGAAAGCCTGCCTTCCTGTATGAGATCGAGATTATTTATCGTCGATCTTCAGGATAAAGCCTGGTTCGATAAAGCGATCGAGTTTGCACATTCAATAACAAAGAATCCATTTGTACCTTCTCAAACGGCGTTAGATTTGTTTGATCAGGAACGGACGATGAAGAAAGTTGCGGAGACATTCTACGAAGTATAG
- a CDS encoding acyltransferase — MMSRSAPVHPNGASAAMRLNNFDLIRLFAALQVLIGHGSTHLEAAVPGFVGAILAYFPGVPIFFIISGFLISMSWDRAPSLKQYVWNRALRIYPALWVCLFFSIGIFLASGVKPDSLPSFFGWFFAQITLFQFYNPDFLRGFGIGVINGSLWTIPVELQFYILLPLLAIAAKRTRLIWVVHTLIAAALMILAMPYLAERHTTIQKLFGVSIIPYLFLFLIGVLTRQLYEKYPNLFKGKGLIWSGVYGLWVAIEIIFDIDGGSGNRLNVVSIILLGMLTVSFAFSKSELSSYILKNNDISYGVYIYHVPVINFLMFNQIIGLLGFVAMLFVTIVIAMLSWRFIEKPALGLKNYSLLQRGGV, encoded by the coding sequence ATGATGTCCAGATCAGCACCCGTACATCCAAATGGGGCATCTGCGGCAATGAGACTCAATAATTTTGATCTAATAAGGCTTTTTGCCGCGCTGCAAGTTTTGATCGGGCATGGGAGTACCCATCTAGAAGCGGCGGTCCCTGGTTTCGTTGGGGCTATTCTGGCGTATTTTCCTGGCGTACCAATTTTCTTTATTATTAGCGGTTTCCTGATATCTATGTCATGGGATCGGGCACCCTCGCTGAAGCAATACGTTTGGAATCGGGCGTTGCGAATTTATCCGGCTCTGTGGGTTTGTCTGTTTTTTTCAATCGGAATTTTTCTTGCTTCCGGTGTAAAGCCGGATTCCTTACCGAGTTTTTTTGGGTGGTTTTTCGCACAAATTACATTATTTCAATTTTACAACCCGGATTTCCTCCGTGGATTTGGAATTGGAGTAATCAATGGCAGCTTATGGACGATACCTGTAGAGCTTCAGTTTTATATCTTATTACCGTTGCTTGCGATTGCAGCAAAAAGAACCCGCTTGATATGGGTGGTACACACTTTAATTGCGGCTGCGCTGATGATCCTCGCGATGCCCTATTTAGCTGAACGGCATACCACTATTCAGAAATTGTTTGGTGTTTCGATTATTCCATATCTTTTTTTATTCTTGATCGGCGTTCTTACACGCCAGCTTTATGAGAAATACCCAAACCTTTTTAAAGGAAAAGGCCTTATTTGGAGTGGGGTATACGGTTTATGGGTTGCTATTGAAATTATTTTTGATATCGATGGAGGGTCAGGGAATCGGTTGAATGTAGTATCGATCATTCTTCTTGGAATGCTCACTGTGAGCTTCGCTTTTTCAAAATCCGAGTTATCTTCTTATATTTTGAAAAACAATGATATTTCGTATGGCGTATACATCTATCATGTTCCGGTGATAAATTTTCTAATGTTCAATCAAATTATTGGCTTGTTGGGTTTTGTTGCCATGTTGTTTGTTACGATTGTGATCGCGATGCTTTCTTGGCGATTCATCGAGAAGCCCGCACTGGGCCTAAAGAACTATTCACTCTTGCAACGGGGTGGTGTATGA
- a CDS encoding NAD-dependent epimerase/dehydratase family protein has translation MAKVLVTGASGFIGKHLVSKLLADQHDVIKVSSASGDIAEKTTWSSLQAAEVVIHLAGKTFVPDSWKDPAGFLKTNLYGTMGALDYCRQFHARLVFLSSYLYGNPEKLPIPESASLKANNPYALSKKLAEEVCEFYANHFGIKATILRPFNVYGPGQADSFLIPSIVNQVNAGDIVRIKDLEPKRDYIYIDDLVDAIIKAVNLDRAFSILNVGTGVSHSVADIIDLIQEIKGTSWVVQSACERRPEEIMDTRADITKVSEVLKWTPKWSLRSGLEKVLSEAYVS, from the coding sequence ATGGCTAAGGTTTTAGTGACAGGCGCATCGGGGTTTATTGGCAAACATTTGGTCTCAAAACTTCTCGCTGATCAGCATGATGTCATCAAAGTAAGCAGTGCTTCGGGTGATATCGCGGAAAAGACTACCTGGTCCTCTCTTCAGGCTGCGGAGGTGGTCATCCACCTGGCAGGTAAAACTTTCGTTCCCGACAGTTGGAAAGATCCGGCCGGTTTCCTGAAGACGAATCTATACGGTACGATGGGTGCTCTTGATTATTGCAGGCAATTTCACGCTCGGTTAGTGTTTCTGAGTTCCTATTTATACGGCAACCCGGAGAAACTGCCGATACCGGAATCTGCATCGTTAAAAGCAAATAATCCATATGCCCTTTCAAAAAAACTAGCTGAAGAGGTCTGCGAGTTTTACGCGAATCATTTCGGTATCAAGGCGACCATTCTGCGTCCGTTTAATGTCTATGGTCCTGGGCAAGCCGACTCCTTTCTTATTCCATCAATCGTGAATCAAGTGAATGCTGGCGATATCGTTCGTATCAAGGATTTAGAGCCCAAGCGAGATTATATTTACATCGACGACTTGGTGGATGCCATTATAAAGGCTGTAAACCTGGATCGAGCGTTCAGCATCCTCAATGTGGGCACAGGAGTCAGCCATTCGGTTGCCGACATTATTGATTTAATTCAAGAGATTAAGGGTACGAGCTGGGTTGTCCAATCGGCTTGCGAAAGGCGCCCTGAAGAGATCATGGATACGAGGGCCGATATCACAAAAGTATCTGAAGTTCTGAAATGGACTCCAAAGTGGTCCCTGAGATCGGGGCTGGAAAAAGTTTTAAGCGAGGCCTATGTCTCTTAA
- a CDS encoding bi-domain-containing oxidoreductase has protein sequence MKQILQSLKTGATEVAEIPCPAVRRGELLIRSTRTLVSVGTERMLVAFGKAGWIEKARQQPDKVRMVLDKIKTDGLIPTLEAVFNKLDQPLPLGYCNVGVAMELGGGVTGFSVGDRVVSNGKHAEVISVPMNLCAKVPENVSDDEAAFTVIGAIGLQGIRLVQPTLGEAVVVTGLGLIGLVTVQLLRAHGCRVLGIDFDAEKLALARQFGAEVVDLSAGEDPVSAANAFSRGRGVDAVLITASTKSSEPVHQAALMCRKRGRIVLVGVTGLELSRADFFEKELTFQVSCSYGPGRYDSNYEVKGFDYPVGYVRWTEQRNFEAVLDMMADGRLDVKPLISHRFAIDDAEEAYALVGGAGPSLGILLQYLTEAQKPEMELRRSTVVLAPTGARGEEPSNVAFIGSGNYATAVLIPAFKEAGARLKTVASSGGVSGLHAGRKFGFEVTTTDTDRVFSDPQINTVVITTRHDSHARLVCQTLNRGKHLFVEKPLALTLAELTAIEQAYAEALGAGQNPLVMVGFNRRFAPQVQKMKALLNGVKDPKAFVMMVNAGAIPSEHWTQDSAVGGGRIIGEACHFIDLLRFLADSPIRGFQTISIGKERGVMAEDKASITLHFEDGSIGTIHYLANGHKSFPKERLEVFAGGRILQLDNYRKLKGFGWAGFRTMNLWRQDKGQKACAVSFVQAIKLGGAAPIPFDVLVEVSRVSIEVAEMLR, from the coding sequence ATGAAACAAATTCTTCAAAGTCTTAAAACAGGCGCCACCGAAGTGGCGGAGATCCCTTGTCCTGCAGTCAGGCGGGGAGAGTTGCTCATTCGTTCAACGCGCACGCTGGTGTCGGTCGGCACCGAGCGGATGTTGGTGGCGTTCGGCAAGGCCGGGTGGATCGAGAAGGCCCGCCAGCAGCCGGATAAAGTTCGCATGGTGTTGGACAAGATCAAAACGGACGGACTGATACCGACATTAGAGGCGGTGTTCAACAAGCTGGACCAACCGCTGCCGCTCGGCTACTGCAATGTCGGCGTGGCGATGGAGCTGGGGGGCGGCGTGACCGGTTTCTCCGTGGGTGACCGGGTTGTTTCCAACGGCAAACATGCCGAGGTGATCAGTGTGCCGATGAATCTTTGTGCGAAGGTTCCGGAAAACGTATCGGACGATGAGGCGGCCTTCACGGTCATCGGCGCTATCGGTTTGCAGGGTATTCGCCTGGTACAACCGACCTTGGGTGAAGCGGTGGTGGTGACCGGCTTGGGACTGATCGGTTTGGTCACTGTACAGTTGCTGCGAGCGCACGGTTGTCGCGTACTCGGCATTGATTTTGACGCCGAGAAGCTGGCCTTGGCGCGGCAGTTTGGCGCCGAAGTAGTGGACCTTTCGGCAGGGGAAGATCCGGTTTCCGCTGCGAATGCATTCTCCCGCGGTCGCGGGGTCGATGCCGTCCTCATTACCGCCTCAACCAAGAGCAGTGAGCCAGTCCATCAGGCCGCGCTCATGTGCCGCAAGCGCGGCCGCATTGTGTTGGTGGGAGTGACGGGGCTCGAATTATCCCGCGCCGATTTCTTTGAAAAAGAGCTGACTTTTCAAGTTTCCTGTTCCTACGGTCCCGGGCGCTACGATTCGAATTATGAAGTAAAGGGATTCGACTACCCGGTCGGCTATGTCCGATGGACTGAACAGCGTAACTTCGAAGCGGTGCTCGATATGATGGCCGACGGGCGGCTCGATGTAAAACCGCTCATCTCGCACCGCTTTGCCATCGACGACGCGGAGGAGGCCTACGCGCTGGTGGGCGGGGCGGGCCCCTCGCTCGGCATTCTATTGCAGTACCTGACCGAAGCTCAGAAGCCGGAGATGGAACTGCGACGGTCGACCGTGGTGCTGGCTCCCACAGGGGCAAGGGGAGAGGAACCATCCAATGTGGCGTTCATTGGTTCGGGGAACTATGCCACGGCAGTATTGATTCCGGCTTTCAAGGAGGCGGGAGCGCGACTGAAGACAGTCGCTTCCAGCGGCGGCGTCAGTGGTCTTCATGCCGGGCGTAAGTTCGGGTTTGAGGTGACCACGACAGATACCGACCGCGTTTTTTCCGATCCGCAGATCAATACGGTCGTCATCACCACCCGGCACGACAGCCATGCGCGATTGGTCTGTCAGACATTAAACAGAGGAAAGCATCTCTTTGTCGAAAAACCACTGGCGCTGACATTGGCTGAACTGACGGCCATTGAGCAGGCCTATGCGGAGGCGCTTGGTGCCGGCCAGAATCCATTGGTGATGGTCGGTTTCAACCGCCGCTTTGCTCCCCAGGTTCAAAAAATGAAAGCGCTTCTAAACGGGGTGAAGGACCCGAAGGCTTTTGTGATGATGGTGAACGCCGGCGCCATTCCTTCGGAACACTGGACCCAAGATTCGGCGGTCGGCGGCGGCCGCATCATCGGCGAAGCCTGTCACTTTATTGATCTTCTCCGCTTTCTCGCGGACTCGCCGATCCGTGGATTTCAGACCATCTCGATCGGCAAGGAGCGCGGGGTGATGGCGGAGGACAAGGCGAGTATAACGCTGCACTTCGAGGATGGCTCTATCGGCACCATTCATTATCTGGCAAACGGCCACAAGTCCTTCCCAAAGGAGAGGCTGGAGGTTTTCGCCGGCGGGCGAATCCTCCAACTGGATAACTACCGTAAGCTCAAGGGCTTTGGCTGGGCGGGGTTCCGCACGATGAACCTCTGGCGGCAGGACAAGGGACAAAAGGCGTGCGCAGTTTCCTTCGTACAGGCGATCAAGCTAGGTGGAGCGGCGCCGATTCCATTTGATGTTTTGGTGGAGGTGAGTCGGGTGTCGATTGAAGTCGCGGAGATGCTTCGATGA
- a CDS encoding AglZ/HisF2 family acetamidino modification protein, translated as MLYPRIIPCLLVKNKGLVKTTKFKDPKYVGDPINAVKIFNEKEVDELIVLDIDATVENREPDYKMIENLAAECRMPLCYGGGIKKVEQAQKIFGLGVEKIAISSVALDRPDLVRQIAEQVGNQSVVVVLDVKKSLEDKYEVWTHNGKNNTGECPVALAKLMERLGAGEIVINSIDNDGMMKGYDFSIVDKIRESVSVPMSVLGGAGSLQDIGQLIGKYGIIGAAAGSLFVFKGVYKAVLINYPNRIQKEALIKENFL; from the coding sequence ATGCTGTACCCAAGAATCATTCCCTGTTTATTGGTTAAAAACAAAGGTCTTGTCAAAACAACGAAATTCAAGGATCCCAAGTATGTCGGAGATCCCATCAATGCGGTGAAAATATTCAATGAAAAGGAAGTGGACGAACTGATTGTACTTGACATCGATGCGACGGTCGAAAATAGAGAACCCGATTATAAGATGATTGAAAACTTGGCGGCAGAATGCAGAATGCCGCTTTGCTATGGCGGAGGCATTAAAAAGGTCGAGCAGGCACAAAAGATTTTTGGTTTAGGGGTTGAAAAAATTGCAATCAGTTCTGTCGCGCTGGATCGTCCTGACCTTGTAAGGCAGATCGCTGAACAAGTAGGTAATCAGAGTGTCGTTGTGGTTTTAGATGTTAAAAAGAGTTTGGAGGATAAGTATGAGGTCTGGACACACAATGGGAAAAATAATACAGGAGAATGTCCGGTAGCCCTCGCAAAGTTAATGGAAAGACTTGGAGCCGGCGAAATCGTCATCAATTCAATTGACAATGACGGCATGATGAAAGGGTATGATTTTTCTATCGTCGATAAGATCCGAGAATCAGTCAGTGTTCCAATGTCCGTACTTGGCGGGGCAGGGTCTCTTCAAGATATCGGTCAATTAATTGGTAAGTATGGAATCATTGGTGCTGCAGCAGGGAGCCTGTTTGTATTTAAAGGGGTTTATAAGGCCGTTTTGATAAATTATCCAAATCGTATTCAAAAAGAGGCGCTCATAAAAGAGAATTTTTTATAG
- a CDS encoding glycosyltransferase, producing the protein MTIYNAAPFLKEAIDSIVTQTLTDWELIAVENGSSDESPTILAGYTDERIRVFSLPKNIGRTPALRYAFERAQGEYIAVLDADDVSYPERLAQQTEYLDQRPDVGLVGSWVEYINEKNVVTEKFKPPVEPGELYDLLGWMNPFVHSSIMYRARLGKDRGGYPERYVYAQDKALILNIAKVSQVAMIDEYLCRLRETALSITRSPEYSVTVATERLLLLKQTARDLSLSKKALKQNRLRQAAAQLKLGAALLRRWHILDGLKHILLGIVKDPSGLWNNGVTNRRLIS; encoded by the coding sequence ATGACTATCTATAACGCGGCGCCGTTTCTGAAGGAGGCCATCGACAGCATTGTCACGCAGACTTTAACCGATTGGGAGTTGATTGCGGTTGAGAACGGCTCGTCCGACGAGTCGCCGACCATCTTGGCCGGCTATACCGATGAACGGATACGCGTATTTTCTTTGCCCAAAAATATCGGTCGAACCCCCGCATTGCGATATGCCTTCGAGCGGGCGCAAGGAGAATATATTGCGGTATTAGATGCGGATGATGTCTCCTATCCGGAAAGACTTGCACAGCAGACTGAGTACTTGGACCAGCGACCTGACGTCGGACTGGTGGGGTCTTGGGTCGAATATATTAATGAAAAAAACGTTGTAACCGAGAAATTTAAGCCGCCCGTAGAACCGGGCGAACTATATGACCTATTGGGATGGATGAACCCTTTTGTGCACTCTTCAATTATGTACCGAGCAAGACTTGGAAAGGATAGAGGTGGATATCCAGAGAGATATGTCTATGCTCAGGATAAAGCGCTTATTCTGAATATTGCCAAGGTTTCTCAGGTGGCAATGATAGACGAATACCTTTGCAGATTGCGAGAAACGGCATTGAGCATCACACGGTCTCCGGAATATTCTGTCACGGTTGCAACGGAAAGGCTTTTATTGCTTAAGCAGACAGCCAGAGATCTTTCACTGTCGAAAAAAGCATTAAAGCAGAATAGACTCAGACAAGCTGCAGCGCAACTAAAGCTAGGCGCCGCCTTATTGAGAAGATGGCATATTTTAGATGGGTTGAAACACATATTATTGGGTATCGTCAAAGATCCTTCCGGGCTTTGGAATAACGGTGTTACTAACAGACGGCTGATATCTTGA
- the hisH gene encoding imidazole glycerol phosphate synthase subunit HisH → MIAIVDYGLGNIRAFANVYKELDIPFLIASKADDLKKASKIILPGVGAFDQAMELLQNSGMRELLDDLVLQRKLPVLGICVGMQMLAHSSEEGKLPGLGWIDGVVKKFNASRLVYKTRLPHMGWNKISPKKENKLFQELGDGPRFYFLHSYYFQCHYDGDTAAQTDYGDLFSSAVNSGNIYGVQFHPEKSHRNGIQLLKNFGNL, encoded by the coding sequence ATGATCGCCATCGTCGATTATGGATTGGGTAATATCAGGGCATTTGCCAATGTCTATAAAGAATTAGACATCCCGTTTTTGATTGCTTCAAAAGCCGACGATTTGAAAAAGGCGAGCAAGATCATCTTGCCGGGGGTTGGCGCGTTTGATCAAGCGATGGAACTTCTGCAAAATTCCGGTATGCGGGAGTTACTGGACGATCTTGTGTTACAACGTAAACTTCCGGTGCTGGGGATCTGCGTTGGAATGCAGATGCTGGCGCATTCAAGTGAGGAAGGAAAATTGCCCGGGCTTGGATGGATTGATGGCGTCGTCAAAAAATTCAATGCTTCACGCTTAGTATATAAGACCCGTCTTCCCCATATGGGGTGGAACAAGATAAGTCCCAAAAAGGAGAACAAATTGTTTCAGGAATTGGGTGACGGGCCCCGGTTCTATTTCCTTCATTCATATTATTTCCAGTGCCATTATGACGGGGATACCGCCGCGCAAACGGATTATGGAGATCTATTTTCCTCTGCGGTTAATTCAGGGAATATTTACGGCGTTCAATTCCACCCGGAAAAAAGCCATCGAAATGGCATTCAACTTCTTAAAAACTTTGGAAATCTATAA